A window of Paremcibacter congregatus contains these coding sequences:
- a CDS encoding retropepsin-like aspartic protease family protein encodes MNSPSMILLFALCVAAVVAYFGEQILDTTDAVAERDGAQMESASGKLVYGTTRMADNTQPIRIPVSRDGHYRITLEVNGTPVHFVVDTGASHVSLRYEDALAAGLDPAGLSFDRVFRTANGKSNMAVVLLDRMALEGMPFSSIPASVSQAGRLDVSLLGMNFLSRLSSFKFEGGELLLTP; translated from the coding sequence ATGAACAGTCCGTCGATGATTCTTTTGTTTGCTCTCTGTGTTGCCGCGGTGGTGGCCTATTTTGGCGAGCAGATTTTGGACACCACAGACGCGGTAGCGGAACGGGATGGGGCGCAGATGGAGAGCGCCTCCGGCAAGCTGGTGTATGGCACAACACGAATGGCCGACAACACCCAGCCCATCCGCATTCCTGTTTCACGGGACGGCCATTACCGGATTACATTGGAAGTCAACGGTACGCCGGTGCATTTTGTCGTTGATACCGGCGCAAGCCATGTTTCGTTGCGGTATGAAGATGCCCTTGCGGCGGGGCTGGACCCTGCGGGTCTGTCCTTTGACCGGGTATTCCGGACCGCCAACGGCAAGAGCAACATGGCGGTTGTTCTGCTGGACCGGATGGCGTTGGAAGGCATGCCATTTTCCAGCATCCCGGCATCAGTTTCCCAGGCTGGTCGGCTGGATGTGTCCCTGCTGGGGATGAATTTCCTCAGTCGCCTGTCGAGCTTCAAGTTTGAAGGGGGCGAGTTGCTGCTGACCCCATGA
- a CDS encoding CarD family transcriptional regulator: protein MKENKLGFSVNEHIVYPKHGVGIITEIGEQEISGMKLELYVIRFESEKMTLRVPTNKAEMSGMRSLSSPTIMDKAYTTLKGRARVKRTMWSRRAQEYETKINSGNLIHLAEVVRDLHRGGDQTEQSYSERQIYESAISRLAREVAAVEEIAEKEAMVKLTEVMAAA from the coding sequence GTGAAAGAGAATAAATTGGGCTTTTCAGTTAATGAGCATATCGTCTACCCAAAACATGGCGTAGGAATCATCACAGAAATCGGCGAGCAGGAAATTTCCGGCATGAAGCTGGAGCTATATGTGATCCGCTTCGAAAGTGAAAAAATGACCTTGCGGGTGCCGACCAACAAGGCCGAAATGTCCGGCATGCGGTCTCTGTCCAGTCCGACAATTATGGACAAGGCCTATACGACCCTGAAGGGTCGGGCACGGGTTAAACGGACCATGTGGAGCCGTCGGGCGCAGGAATATGAAACCAAGATCAATTCCGGCAATCTGATACATCTGGCCGAAGTGGTGCGGGATCTGCATCGCGGGGGCGACCAGACAGAGCAGTCTTACAGCGAGCGGCAGATTTATGAGTCCGCCATCAGCCGTCTGGCCCGTGAAGTGGCCGCAGTGGAAGAAATTGCGGAAAAGGAAGCCATGGTCAAGTTGACGGAAGTTATGGCGGCCGCCTGA
- the fdxA gene encoding ferredoxin FdxA: MTYVVTEACIKCKYTDCVEVCPVDCFYEGENMLVINPDECIDCGVCEPECPAEAILPDTEDGLEQWLEINEKFSAVWPNITEKVDALPGADDAVGEANKLADLSEKPGAGT, encoded by the coding sequence ATGACTTACGTCGTCACTGAGGCTTGTATCAAGTGTAAATATACAGATTGTGTGGAAGTCTGTCCGGTGGATTGTTTTTACGAAGGTGAGAACATGCTGGTGATTAACCCCGATGAATGTATTGATTGCGGCGTTTGTGAGCCGGAATGTCCGGCCGAAGCCATTCTGCCTGATACGGAAGACGGATTGGAGCAGTGGCTGGAGATCAATGAGAAATTCTCTGCGGTCTGGCCGAATATTACCGAGAAGGTTGACGCCTTGCCGGGCGCCGATGATGCCGTTGGCGAAGCGAACAAGCTTGCCGATCTGAGCGAAAAGCCAGGCGCCGGAACCTGA
- a CDS encoding PEP-CTERM sorting domain-containing protein → MRSLFAHILRNSFHKFSPFLIAGFCTALLIPTASANLITDPDGINIAYLEGGFGTDAGSPLNPDIGLMVSDPGVEIVGNGSKDNSFAGFLFAGESVDFLANSITFITTGAIEGYIIISNIQATLLSVTSSGDDILDSITLIDEHSFSFRLSASENTSNPGSPGSPTTPIRIRSLDPFTADSGQSMASLLLVFADEQTAPPVTDVSEPASLALLLIGAGGFLYSRRRQVAAPVA, encoded by the coding sequence ATGCGATCTTTATTCGCGCACATACTGCGCAACAGTTTTCATAAATTCAGCCCTTTTCTCATTGCAGGTTTCTGTACAGCGTTACTGATACCAACGGCTTCCGCCAACCTGATTACCGATCCGGACGGCATCAACATCGCTTATCTCGAGGGCGGCTTTGGCACGGACGCCGGCAGCCCTCTCAATCCGGATATCGGCCTTATGGTCAGCGACCCCGGCGTCGAAATCGTCGGTAACGGCTCCAAGGACAACAGTTTCGCCGGCTTTTTATTCGCAGGAGAATCTGTGGATTTTCTCGCAAATTCCATCACCTTTATCACAACAGGAGCGATTGAAGGATATATTATCATCAGCAATATCCAAGCCACCCTGTTGTCCGTCACCTCCAGCGGCGATGACATCCTGGATTCAATCACCCTTATCGACGAACATTCTTTCAGCTTTCGCCTCTCCGCCAGTGAAAATACGTCAAACCCCGGCTCACCAGGCTCCCCGACGACACCAATCCGCATTCGCAGCCTTGACCCCTTCACCGCCGACAGCGGGCAAAGTATGGCTTCCTTGCTTCTGGTGTTTGCAGACGAGCAAACCGCACCGCCCGTCACAGACGTATCGGAACCTGCTTCGCTCGCCTTGCTGCTGATCGGCGCGGGAGGTTTTCTCTATAGTCGTCGACGTCAGGTGGCTGCCCCTGTGGCATAA
- a CDS encoding TerB family tellurite resistance protein: MSILKKISAMLQGPAAGETPDKECEKLAAAALMVEVAAHDGEVSRVERERILHLLEHRLGLSQEEALELFVEALAAQSEANHILGFTRRIKDHFDDAGRENILELMWEVVFADGKEDAYESNLMRRVAGLLYISDLRSGQIRKTVQVRHAD, translated from the coding sequence GTGTCAATTTTAAAGAAGATCTCTGCCATGCTGCAGGGACCTGCTGCGGGCGAGACCCCGGACAAGGAATGCGAGAAGCTGGCAGCGGCGGCCCTGATGGTTGAAGTGGCGGCCCATGACGGGGAGGTTTCACGGGTCGAGAGGGAGCGCATCCTACATTTGCTGGAACACCGATTGGGATTGAGCCAGGAAGAGGCGCTGGAGCTGTTTGTCGAGGCTTTGGCGGCCCAGAGTGAGGCCAACCATATTCTCGGCTTTACCCGCCGGATCAAGGATCATTTCGATGACGCCGGACGCGAAAATATTCTGGAATTGATGTGGGAAGTGGTCTTTGCCGACGGCAAGGAAGATGCCTATGAAAGCAATCTGATGCGCCGGGTGGCGGGTCTTCTGTATATTTCTGACCTGAGAAGTGGCCAGATCCGCAAAACGGTCCAGGTCAGACACGCCGACTAA
- a CDS encoding TetR/AcrR family transcriptional regulator, giving the protein MNKWCCPKGKKSYHHGNLRETLIESALEILKEGSLDDLSLRALARRAGVSQTAPYRHFEDKEALIAVLKADGMAKLGEGMRGLIETEKDPLARLEKIGLQYVQFAGKYPAHFKVMFEYELCDDKYEELHNTADNTFSCFQATVMECLALPNARKIDPAVALMSAWSVVHGLSVLLMNESLMEHMKSDHKMDMGGRTEMAEQVTKLFTQSLVISS; this is encoded by the coding sequence TTGAACAAATGGTGTTGCCCAAAGGGCAAAAAATCATATCATCATGGGAATTTACGCGAGACGTTGATTGAGTCTGCGCTGGAAATTCTTAAAGAAGGCAGTTTGGATGACCTGAGCCTCCGGGCGCTGGCGCGCAGGGCCGGTGTGTCTCAAACGGCGCCCTATCGCCATTTCGAGGATAAAGAAGCCCTGATTGCGGTTCTGAAGGCCGATGGTATGGCAAAGCTTGGCGAAGGCATGCGCGGCCTGATTGAGACAGAAAAAGATCCGTTGGCGCGGCTGGAGAAGATTGGCCTGCAGTATGTACAGTTCGCCGGTAAGTATCCGGCGCATTTCAAGGTCATGTTTGAATATGAATTATGTGACGATAAATATGAAGAACTGCATAATACGGCAGACAACACTTTTTCCTGTTTTCAGGCAACAGTGATGGAATGTCTGGCCTTGCCCAACGCCCGGAAGATTGATCCGGCGGTGGCTCTGATGAGCGCCTGGTCCGTGGTGCATGGACTTTCGGTGCTGTTGATGAACGAGAGCCTGATGGAACATATGAAATCGGATCATAAAATGGATATGGGGGGGCGCACAGAAATGGCGGAGCAGGTGACGAAACTTTTCACGCAGTCTCTGGTCATTTCCTCCTGA
- a CDS encoding efflux RND transporter periplasmic adaptor subunit — MTKSKKIITIMLPGLIILGAVIASFILVQAKPQPEKKPAAEIARNVRVVTAHEGEVFLTVHTQGTVKSKQQIGLMPQVSGKVVYVADNFVAGGRFKKGDVILRLDPRDYEYEVTSARSRVVESRQVLVREQAEAALAKSEWDLLGHGEASDLTLRKPQLADAQAKLDAAEATLRRAELDLERTEIKAPFEGILISKAVDFGQYIGAGTRIGEYYSTDVLEVRLPLSSRDLSQLDARALQSGTSDLHVTLKGQFAGIENTWKAKITRTEGLIDSKTRILYAVAELSGDQIYSVDAKMPVSIGQFVSAEVEGRHFQNVFQLPRDVLRQGNKLLVVDKDNKLRSRTVNVIESNREFIVVTEGLKEGDIICKSQLGLDVDGLLVKFEQAGAPQKSEGDKS; from the coding sequence ATGACCAAATCAAAGAAAATAATTACGATCATGCTGCCAGGATTGATCATACTCGGGGCGGTGATCGCCAGTTTTATTTTGGTGCAGGCCAAACCGCAGCCGGAGAAAAAACCCGCGGCGGAGATTGCCCGCAACGTTCGGGTGGTGACGGCCCATGAAGGCGAGGTCTTCCTTACCGTGCATACCCAGGGCACGGTGAAATCCAAACAGCAGATTGGCCTGATGCCGCAGGTATCCGGCAAGGTGGTTTATGTTGCCGATAATTTTGTCGCCGGGGGGCGGTTTAAAAAAGGCGACGTGATTTTGCGCCTGGATCCCCGGGATTATGAATATGAAGTCACTTCCGCCAGATCGCGGGTCGTGGAAAGTCGCCAGGTTCTGGTGCGTGAACAGGCCGAAGCGGCGCTGGCGAAATCCGAATGGGACCTGTTAGGTCACGGCGAAGCCTCCGACCTTACCCTGCGCAAACCGCAGCTCGCGGACGCCCAGGCCAAACTGGATGCGGCCGAGGCCACATTACGCCGGGCAGAACTGGACCTGGAGCGGACGGAGATCAAGGCGCCTTTCGAGGGTATCCTGATTTCCAAAGCGGTTGATTTCGGTCAGTATATCGGCGCAGGCACCCGGATCGGGGAATATTATTCCACGGATGTGCTGGAAGTGCGTTTGCCGCTGTCCAGCCGTGACCTGTCACAGCTTGATGCGCGGGCGCTGCAATCCGGTACGTCTGATCTTCATGTCACACTGAAGGGTCAGTTCGCCGGAATCGAGAATACCTGGAAAGCCAAGATCACCCGCACCGAGGGTCTGATCGATTCCAAGACCCGCATTCTTTATGCGGTGGCGGAACTGTCCGGCGATCAAATTTATTCAGTTGATGCAAAAATGCCGGTCAGTATCGGACAGTTTGTTTCCGCGGAAGTAGAAGGGCGTCATTTCCAAAATGTTTTCCAGTTGCCGCGGGATGTGCTGCGTCAGGGCAACAAGCTGCTGGTGGTGGATAAAGACAACAAGTTGCGGTCCCGCACGGTCAATGTGATCGAATCCAATCGTGAGTTCATTGTGGTTACCGAAGGTCTGAAAGAAGGCGATATCATTTGTAAATCTCAACTTGGTCTGGATGTGGACGGCTTGCTGGTCAAGTTCGAGCAGGCCGGTGCTCCTCAGAAGTCAGAGGGAGATAAATCATGA
- a CDS encoding efflux RND transporter permease subunit, whose translation MSNLVKWFVDNPVAANLLMMMLVVGGLFGVVKIGKESFPSLAPHQIEVGVSYLGAGPEEVEERILIRIEEAVYDLEGIKHIYSTAREGYGEVTIEAVDDYDMSKMLNEVKSRVDAINTFPALSERPQVSQPLFKNSVVQLALSGDIPERDLKELGRRVRDELALLKGVSNVDLQAVRPYEISIEVTEEKLREYGLSFDDVANAISRTSVNMPAGKVDNDAGKIQIMTRGQGYVGEDFEDIVVLRNADGTQVLVRDIATVVDGFTEDRFNARINGHKAVLFEVNSGENPNVVAIAQEVRTYVDEKLKPSLPEGVQAVLWLDNSEGFKSRANMLVSNGLSGLVLVFFGLMLFLTPRLAGWVVVGIGVSFLGAFMFLPMIGATLNMIGMFAFILILGIVVDDAIIVGENVHRENQRGILGNKASVLGATKVAKPVIFSALTTMIFFAPLALVPGDTRQFTLIISLTVLLTLTFSLVESLLILPAHLRHGGEEKVGLLARFFTAIGLTRIVNIARAKADRFLDVVITKFYRPFLDRCLRRKAVTLASFLAMLIFVIGGIQLGGLVGFAFQPSIPQDFVRAEYTFPSGVPYNTVKQAAIALETSAYKVVHQLEEKYPDTKIFKATMSFASGRGARAFFVLEPGENRPISSDEITKMWREATPIFPDAKEIKFDNTFNNNSRGMRIRLSSADIGAIEEAAAELKAQLNTYDAIYYVTDTAESAQAEAVLGLKSSAENLGFSLQDVGRQVRQAFYGDEVQRIPRGVDDVKVMVRYPEEDRRSFDTLGNMRMRTKEGEAVPFESVADVTYHPAYTSIRRTDRARTMSLIASLSEGKEAEIEKIKQDLEENFFPDFEKKYPMVTRHRSGGDEGQAEFMQSILTNFLFGLLIIYVLFAIAFRSYFKPFVIFTALPFGYMGAILGHMFLGMDLSIFSILGIAAAMGVVINDNLVLVDFICRLREKGYDVIQAIEIAAEERFRPIFLTSFTTFIGLIPLMMERSVQAQFLQPTVVSLAFGVLFATLVTLILVPVLYITMTRARDRIYGWFGWQVVERLPEPAE comes from the coding sequence ATGAGTAACCTCGTCAAATGGTTCGTCGACAATCCTGTCGCAGCCAATCTGCTGATGATGATGCTCGTCGTTGGCGGGTTGTTCGGGGTGGTCAAGATCGGCAAAGAAAGCTTTCCGTCGCTTGCACCGCATCAGATTGAGGTCGGGGTATCTTATCTCGGCGCCGGCCCGGAAGAAGTTGAAGAACGGATTCTGATCCGCATTGAAGAAGCGGTCTATGATCTTGAAGGCATCAAACATATTTACTCCACGGCGCGTGAGGGCTATGGCGAGGTCACCATTGAAGCGGTGGATGACTATGACATGTCCAAGATGCTCAATGAGGTCAAATCACGGGTTGATGCGATTAACACCTTCCCGGCGTTGTCGGAACGGCCTCAGGTCAGTCAGCCTTTGTTTAAAAACTCGGTTGTTCAGCTGGCTCTGTCGGGCGATATTCCGGAACGGGATCTGAAGGAACTCGGGCGGCGGGTGCGGGATGAACTGGCGTTGCTTAAAGGGGTCAGCAATGTTGACCTCCAAGCTGTGCGGCCCTATGAAATTTCCATTGAGGTCACAGAAGAGAAACTGCGGGAATATGGCCTCAGCTTTGATGATGTCGCCAATGCGATTTCCCGGACATCGGTCAATATGCCGGCCGGTAAAGTGGATAATGACGCGGGTAAGATCCAGATCATGACCCGTGGGCAGGGCTATGTCGGGGAAGACTTCGAAGATATTGTTGTCTTGCGCAATGCGGATGGCACCCAGGTTCTGGTGCGCGATATCGCCACCGTGGTTGACGGCTTTACCGAAGATCGTTTCAACGCGCGGATCAATGGCCATAAGGCGGTTCTGTTTGAGGTGAACAGTGGTGAAAATCCAAATGTTGTCGCCATCGCACAGGAAGTTAGAACCTATGTGGATGAGAAGCTGAAACCTAGTCTGCCCGAAGGGGTTCAGGCGGTTCTGTGGCTGGATAATTCCGAAGGCTTTAAAAGCCGGGCCAACATGCTGGTATCCAATGGTCTGAGTGGCCTGGTGTTGGTGTTCTTTGGCCTGATGTTGTTCCTGACGCCGCGTCTGGCTGGCTGGGTGGTCGTCGGTATCGGGGTATCTTTCCTGGGGGCTTTCATGTTCCTGCCTATGATTGGGGCGACCCTGAATATGATCGGCATGTTCGCCTTTATTCTGATCCTGGGGATTGTGGTGGATGATGCGATTATTGTTGGCGAAAATGTCCATCGGGAAAACCAGAGGGGTATTTTGGGGAATAAAGCCTCTGTGCTTGGCGCGACGAAAGTCGCAAAGCCGGTGATCTTTTCCGCATTGACCACAATGATCTTTTTTGCCCCCCTGGCGTTGGTGCCGGGGGATACCCGTCAGTTTACCCTGATCATTTCGTTGACGGTTTTGTTGACGCTGACTTTCTCACTTGTGGAAAGTTTGCTGATCCTGCCGGCGCATTTGCGGCATGGCGGTGAAGAGAAGGTCGGCCTGCTGGCCCGGTTCTTCACGGCAATCGGCCTGACCCGAATTGTCAATATCGCGCGCGCCAAGGCGGACCGGTTTCTGGATGTGGTGATTACCAAATTTTATCGGCCCTTCCTGGATCGGTGTTTGCGTCGCAAGGCGGTTACCCTGGCGTCATTCCTGGCCATGCTGATTTTCGTGATTGGCGGCATCCAGTTGGGCGGGCTTGTGGGCTTTGCTTTCCAACCAAGCATCCCTCAGGACTTTGTCCGGGCGGAATATACCTTCCCGAGCGGTGTGCCTTATAATACCGTGAAGCAAGCCGCGATTGCGTTGGAAACATCCGCCTATAAGGTCGTACATCAACTGGAGGAAAAATATCCGGACACCAAGATCTTCAAGGCGACCATGTCGTTCGCCAGTGGCCGGGGCGCCCGGGCTTTCTTTGTCCTGGAGCCTGGAGAAAATCGTCCGATTTCCAGTGACGAAATCACCAAGATGTGGCGCGAAGCCACGCCAATATTCCCCGACGCGAAGGAGATCAAATTTGATAATACCTTCAACAACAACAGTCGGGGTATGCGGATACGTTTGTCATCCGCAGATATTGGTGCGATCGAGGAAGCCGCGGCCGAGCTTAAGGCGCAACTGAATACCTATGACGCGATTTACTATGTCACGGATACGGCTGAATCGGCGCAGGCGGAAGCTGTGCTGGGGCTGAAATCCAGCGCGGAAAACCTGGGCTTCTCGCTTCAGGATGTCGGACGTCAGGTGCGTCAGGCTTTCTACGGCGATGAAGTTCAACGGATACCGCGCGGTGTGGATGATGTGAAAGTCATGGTGCGCTACCCGGAAGAAGACCGCCGCTCTTTTGATACGCTGGGCAATATGCGCATGCGGACCAAAGAAGGCGAAGCGGTGCCATTCGAATCTGTCGCGGATGTGACATATCATCCGGCCTATACTTCTATCCGGCGTACCGACCGGGCCCGGACCATGAGCCTGATCGCGTCCCTGTCGGAAGGTAAGGAAGCGGAGATTGAAAAGATCAAACAGGACCTTGAAGAGAATTTCTTTCCTGATTTTGAGAAGAAATATCCGATGGTGACCCGTCACAGAAGTGGCGGCGATGAAGGCCAGGCAGAATTTATGCAATCCATTCTGACCAACTTCCTCTTTGGTCTGTTGATCATCTATGTCCTGTTTGCCATCGCGTTCCGGTCATACTTTAAGCCGTTTGTGATCTTCACGGCCCTGCCTTTTGGGTATATGGGGGCGATCCTCGGGCATATGTTCCTTGGCATGGACCTGAGCATTTTCTCCATCCTCGGGATTGCCGCGGCCATGGGGGTTGTGATCAACGACAATCTGGTGCTTGTCGATTTTATCTGTCGTTTGCGGGAGAAGGGCTATGACGTTATCCAGGCGATCGAGATCGCGGC
- a CDS encoding efflux transporter outer membrane subunit, with amino-acid sequence MRRPKYLVLSVSLIALSSCAAVPVTDATLPTPDIAANWVATDSKTDQTPAGVQHGWLDDMNNGALTEFVDEVLANNPDFKATSFRLAAAGYTRDVTRGNRFPTLDASFDAQRQKTAGSSPENELSLGLDARWEADIWGKLAADRAGADAGFQATYQDLRAARLSLAAQVAQAWFDVVEAEAQLELSKQTVESYEQAVRVVSNRYERGLETGLDLRLITSSLEAERANASRQRDVLDSNKRKLEILAGRYPAAGIKTAGALPDQYEDIPLGLPMNLLEQRPDLRAAKARLLQAGYSQQSAEKDLLPSLSLTARTGNSSSTFSDLLKFDHVFWNLMGSITQPIFQGGKLRNAARAQQELFEAEKQVFAQTVLAAFQEVENALSAERSLKSRVKHTARAAENAVAARDVALDQYSRGLIKITVVLESQRQSLNQQSLLLSVKKQRINNRIALHLALGGDFTKDEDTQTLSDAGADAAQVSMAAEKTGTHLNEGNAL; translated from the coding sequence ATGAGAAGACCCAAGTATTTGGTCCTTTCTGTCTCGTTGATCGCCCTCAGTTCCTGTGCGGCGGTTCCGGTGACAGATGCGACGCTTCCAACCCCCGATATTGCAGCAAACTGGGTGGCGACTGATTCAAAAACGGATCAGACGCCTGCTGGTGTGCAGCATGGCTGGTTGGATGATATGAACAACGGCGCCCTGACAGAATTTGTCGATGAGGTGTTGGCGAATAATCCGGATTTCAAAGCAACGTCCTTTCGGCTTGCGGCCGCGGGGTACACCCGTGATGTAACCCGGGGCAACCGTTTCCCGACCCTGGACGCCAGTTTCGACGCCCAGCGCCAGAAAACAGCAGGCTCAAGTCCGGAGAACGAACTGTCCCTCGGACTAGACGCCCGGTGGGAAGCCGACATCTGGGGCAAGCTTGCGGCGGATCGCGCCGGGGCGGATGCAGGTTTTCAGGCCACCTACCAGGACCTGAGGGCGGCGCGCCTGTCGCTTGCGGCCCAGGTGGCCCAGGCCTGGTTCGATGTGGTGGAAGCCGAAGCGCAACTGGAATTGTCGAAGCAGACGGTGGAGAGTTATGAGCAGGCGGTACGGGTTGTTTCCAACCGCTATGAACGCGGGCTGGAAACGGGGCTGGATCTGCGCCTGATCACCAGCAGCCTGGAGGCGGAACGCGCCAATGCCAGCCGTCAACGCGATGTGCTGGACAGCAACAAGCGGAAACTGGAAATTCTTGCCGGACGTTATCCGGCGGCAGGCATCAAGACTGCCGGCGCTCTGCCGGATCAGTATGAGGATATTCCGCTCGGTCTGCCGATGAATTTGCTGGAACAACGCCCCGACCTGCGGGCCGCGAAGGCGCGGCTGTTGCAGGCGGGCTACAGTCAGCAATCGGCGGAAAAAGACCTTCTGCCCAGCCTGTCACTCACGGCCCGGACCGGCAACAGCAGCTCGACTTTTAGCGACCTCCTGAAATTTGATCATGTTTTCTGGAATTTGATGGGCAGTATTACCCAGCCCATTTTCCAGGGCGGCAAGCTGCGCAATGCGGCCCGTGCGCAACAGGAACTGTTTGAAGCCGAGAAACAGGTTTTTGCTCAAACAGTTCTGGCGGCTTTTCAGGAAGTTGAAAATGCCCTGTCTGCGGAACGGTCTTTGAAGAGCAGAGTAAAGCATACGGCGCGTGCGGCTGAGAATGCTGTTGCGGCCCGGGATGTGGCGCTGGACCAATACAGTCGTGGCCTGATCAAGATTACGGTGGTGCTGGAATCCCAGCGTCAAAGCCTGAATCAGCAGAGCCTCTTGCTCTCTGTCAAGAAACAACGGATCAACAATCGCATTGCCCTGCATTTGGCTTTGGGCGGCGATTTTACCAAGGATGAAGATACTCAGACCCTGTCTGACGCAGGAGCCGATGCCGCACAGGTATCGATGGCCGCAGAAAAGACAGGAACACATCTGAATGAAGGAAACGCGCTATGA